Below is a window of Schistocerca cancellata isolate TAMUIC-IGC-003103 chromosome 4, iqSchCanc2.1, whole genome shotgun sequence DNA.
CATTACGATTATCTATTTTTTCGAAAACAAAAGTCCAACAACGTGAACCATTTTACAAGAGTAACATTTGAATACTACTTGCGAGtcagtcaattttacatatttgtgtGGAACTTGACACCTATTATTTCCAATTTGTTCATCTAATCActataaattaatattttgttatcAGATGCCAGTACTGATATATGTAACTTTCTATAGCATTATAGTGAGTCTTTACTTTTTGTCTAACTAAAAAAATACTTACAagattatattaaaaatgaagatattCAGATGTTTTAATTATCTGTATTTCATTAGTAAAGATGCCAACACAAAGAAAAATTGTAGATGATTTTACCAAAGTGTGAGGAATATTAGTAACAGTTTTAAAAACGCGTAAATGCACAAATTAGAAACAGAATAAGCAAATTAAATTTTCAAGATAAATGAAAGATCAAAGACGTAGTCAAttttaacaaaacagaaaatagttttaattttgtattcTAAATTAAGGAAATTATTTGCTGGAACACTTTAAACTGCAATTGATAAAACAAGTTTTCACATGAACATATGAAGGAAATTTTAGCATTATTTTCAGTACTAAATAAAGTAACACTAAGAAAATCCAGTGTAAACAATGAATAGCAAGACGACAGATTATCTGCACAAGAATCTTAGTATTATTGTGAAGGACGTGCACAATTCAAGAAATGGTATATATTTTCGTAAAATTTATGTTCTTTAAGTGTTTATCTTTACATTTAATGTAAGTCAAGTAATAATCTCAAGAAAAAGTTTATATATCACTATTTATCTTCTTACATTTAATTCTGTATTCCAAACTGGATTATATATAGATTTCTAAACAAAAAGGTAAttagaatagagataaatgttcCTGTTGCATAAATGTGGCAACAATTTTTAATAAAGTTAATttgtttgaatacactgcattatcTGCAGCACAAATTTAATCAGTGTATTGAAATGTAAATGAGGGATATAAATTTTGTCAGTAAGCCCACTGTATTTTAGAGGACAGgaattgaaaaaaatgttcaaatgtgtgtgaaatcttatgggacttaactgctaaggtcatcagtccctaagcttacacactacttaacctaaattatcctaaggacagacacacacacacacacacacacacacacacacacacacacacacacacacacacacacacacacacacacgcccgaggtaggactctaacctcggccgggaccagccgcacagtccgtgactgcagcgactgagaccgctcggctaatcccgcgcggcacaggaaTTGAATTTTTAGCTATTTAATGACGAAGCTTTTAATGGACAATCTTATTTATAATGCAAATGTAAGGAATACAAGTAATTGAAATGAAATGCGGCACACTAATTTTCCTCATACTGAGCCAACTGTTTAATACTATAAAATTTGATTGAAAATATAAACTACGCACTTATTCGTTCCATTTACTTTTTCCTACAGAactttaatttgtaaaaaaaaatatttttctacaaaaaAGGGGGAGCTACAATAGTACATGTTTCTTTAATCTCATGACATTTTGGCTTCTTTCTGGAAATATTTATTTCTTACTGTTAACACTCTTTTTGTGGTAATTTAAAACTTCTGCGTACGTTTGATTAAGGTACTTTACTGTTAGTTATGCGGAGTGGGCCTCAAATCTCCACCTTACCATCACAGCTGTGTTATTCCACGAGGTCATGGGACACAGGACAAGTGGTAGTATGATACTTTTCGAAAGAGTTTCGTTACTTTCCTAGCAGATATTTTCCCAATCCAAGTTGCTTATTGACTTCATATTAAACCtgattattttcttcttttgttaggtatgctaatgaaatttcaatacatTCTCAAAGCAATTACATAACTGGACAACTCCGAAATAAATCTAACACACAGTGATGGAATAATGAAATACTTACAGGCGTTACCAGCTGCCACAATGTTTTGAGCTGAGTTGTAATCATTCTCGAAGACTAGTATCAGTATCATTTGGTACGTGAAAAAGAAGCTATGCATCATATACCATGGGGCCATCAGTGCATCAGTTCTCTGAGGGGAAAAAAGTGCATCCTTACATGTTCTAAGAATGTGAAAACGTAATACGATAAATAATTGACATATTTCCTCCAtactaaagttattcatttattaataGCTATAGTGAAGTGCATTGTGGTTTACCTGTGAAATCCCCTGGATGAGATAGTAACATGCTATGAAGTACAGGATACTGTGTATCATAGTTTGTACAGCAACGAGCTTTCCTGTAACAGTTAAGTTATCTTACAAGTTGTTAAGGAAATTGAATTTGTCATTCCAAATAACGTGTACATGTAAATTACCATAAATGTTATGTTAGGCAGTTTATTCTGGAGTATTTAAGTGACTTTATGTATGTATGGGTTGTTTTCAACGGCTCATTACCCAGTAATTTGATATTTTAAATATGCAGTGTGTCTGGAACCATGTACGATATTATTCTTTAAAGTAAAGTAGTCCATTCTGAGAAAAATTATGTTTACAGTAACATAACCAAGATCCAAACATTACGTAAGTAATATAACCACCCTTATGCAAAGTATAAATCTTTGTTGCAGTAGTTCTACCAATTACGTTACTGTACTGAactatttctttcaaaatggttcaaatggctctgagcactatgggactcaactgctgaggtcattagtgccctagaacttagaactagttaaaactaactaacctaaggacatcacaaacatccatgcccgaggcaggattcgaacctgcgaccgtagcggtcttgcggttccaggctgcagcgcctttaaccgcacggccacttcggccggcgaactatTTCTTTAAAGCAACTCTTCTAGATGTTTTATCACCGAAGTCCGTACAGTCgcagattacaaaatggttcataAACAAGGAGAAATGCATTATGTGTGAAAACGTAAATTACTAGTATAGGTAACAGACTGAAAGAAGCACTATTACTTAGCAGAAATTCTGGAAGCTATTACGAATGTCGTAAGTGTGGTGAAACAGATCATTAAGGCGAACGAAAACACACATTCGAATTTCCAGAAACCATTCCTAACTGATTGGGAACTGTTAGCAGTGTTTGGAGAATGGAATTTTTCCCAAATCTTAGCTTAGTAAAATACTCAAAGATTTTAGTGTGAGCATTATTCAGCGTACttgttttttaaaattctgttgtgagtggttctaCCAGGCAACGGCGGCAGCAGCACCAAGAAGTAAAGCTGAATCAACGATAATACTTGCAACTGACTGACAAATCAATCGTTCTCCAACCACAACGCTGATTTACGATTTACTCAAGAGATCTAAATGTCTGACAAATTTTGAGAGGTGCTGTGAGCTCTAAGACTCATGGAATCGCCATGAATCTTTTAAGGAAGTCCTGTCTGGCAGAATCGAGATAGAAGTGCTGTCGGTAGTTCCGAATTCCACCAGCGAGCTGTCATTTTAGTGTGGGCTTGCGTAGTTTAACGAAGAAAGTTTTTCTGCAATGATAGCTGATCGCCACTTCGGAATAGTAGAGTGTAAAGCAATGACGCCTTAACGTCTGTCATACGGCATTTGCTGTGCGTTAATTTATGGACATAATGGATGGAGATAGAGTGAAGAACAGACTTAGCGAGTTTCAGTAACGAGGGAGGCTACTGTAGAATCATTTCATCTTTACTCTTATCACTAGTCACACTACAATGTTGCTTTTTATAATTCACTAAAAGAAGTGcgttgctgcagatattaagctattttaaatttttttagacatAGGGTTGTGTATTTTTTAAATTCTATGTATTTTCAGATACGTTTTGAATTAATATATGATGTAGAGAGTTTTAATAGGATGTAGAGTTACTTGCTGAAGTTTAATACTGACAATCCTGtcctaaaaatatttaaattaattgatgattttttttcaatttcatgaaATACGTTGGATCAAAGTTCTTATTACAAGCAACAGTCTATTGAGCAAAACAGGGTGAAAGACAAATGTGTCGCATATTGCAGGAAAAATATACTGAAGTCTTTCTTCACAGGGAAAAATTTAGCGATTGTTCAACTTATGTAGTTCTGATATTATTTGCATTGGTGCATTAACATGGTCATCCTCCTCTTTAAAACTTCGGTTTTTTTTTAGTTAACAGATACAGGAACTTTCGGACCTAGGAACTGTCAATCAGTGTAAATTTGATAACTGATGCTTTAGTGTGGTCACAAGGGAATGGTCCCATCCGCCATGACGAAACCCCAACCTGAAATTTTTCATACAGTAGGAATACCGCGAAAGAGGTGCACTataaaaattttagctgttaaggCACACTGTAGGTGTTTTTAAAGAAACCGTTAAAGTTACTAATCTGCCGCACGAAGAACCGCTTGTAACAGCTATGTGTGTAGCCCTTCCTGTACGGTGCGCGAATCGGCAAAAAAGCAGATGCCGCCACAAGAGAACGTAGCACCTCGTAGAGCGAAGTCCAAATTGCACACATGCGAATTTTAAGCACTTCAACCGCACCAAAAGTGTCTAAAATCATaaatttttgaataacttgcagtcCATATCGTCAAATTGTTGCAGTTctaattgttacacaagtgactagcagaggaaagaaaatcaaggcagtgtgtgatgttacattacagacaacTTCCATCAATTGGGACTTCCATATGTGAACATGAAATATTGCAATTTATGTATCACAGTTCttataataatttgtgaataatgtatattttactaaaAATTTAACAGTTCGTTATTTATTCCCTTCAATCATCACAAAAATGCGAACCGTATATTGTATGACGAAAATATTTTCTTTACGCCAGGTACACCTAATAAAACAAAGATTAATGCATTTAGGCATGTCACAATAATTACTACTATTATTTAGACAGAATCGGGACGGAGTAAGAAACAGTCGTGGCCATTGCTCTGCATATtgtgctgtgtgccaggcatactTTATCAAATTCGTAAACTc
It encodes the following:
- the LOC126184190 gene encoding uncharacterized protein LOC126184190 yields the protein MCGSARNVLAALRQNCFLIFPLIGSLCSFLVFIEMIQKLSFPSETNWSPLRLLGPATWLPLITDTGKLVAVQTMIHSILYFIACYYLIQGISQRTDALMAPWYMMHSFFFTYQMILILVFENDYNSAQNIVAAGNAF